One window of Brachybacterium ginsengisoli genomic DNA carries:
- a CDS encoding ferritin, with protein MKMSHDLEKKFQDQITLEFAASITYRQLAIEADEQDLPGIAAWLRHQADEEIVHANKFIQHVSDRGNHAAIGTITEPGVAPGLTVLEIFEAALAHEEKVSEAIRELYRSADKEGDYDSRPLLNWFVDEQIEEEATASEIIGRLKLIGDDGSGLLRLDSELGARPTQSTEAAED; from the coding sequence ATGAAGATGAGCCATGACCTTGAGAAGAAGTTCCAGGACCAGATCACCCTCGAGTTCGCCGCGTCGATCACCTACCGGCAGCTCGCCATCGAGGCGGACGAGCAGGACCTCCCCGGCATCGCCGCGTGGCTGCGCCACCAGGCCGATGAGGAGATCGTCCACGCCAACAAGTTCATCCAGCACGTCTCGGACCGCGGCAACCACGCGGCGATCGGCACCATCACCGAGCCCGGCGTGGCACCCGGCCTGACCGTGCTGGAGATCTTCGAGGCCGCCCTCGCCCATGAGGAGAAGGTCTCCGAGGCGATCCGCGAGCTGTACCGCAGCGCCGACAAGGAGGGCGACTACGACTCCCGCCCGCTGCTGAACTGGTTCGTGGACGAGCAGATCGAGGAGGAGGCCACCGCCTCGGAGATCATCGGCCGCCTGAAGCTGATCGGCGACGACGGCTCCGGCCTGCTCCGGCTCGACTCCGAGCTGGGCGCGCGCCCCACCCAGTCCACCGAGGCCGCCGAGGACTGA
- a CDS encoding exodeoxyribonuclease III — MLRIASANVNGIRAAHRRGFGEWLADRDCDVVALQEVRAQADKLPDAAFGDYHVALETGTLPGRNGVAVLTREPPAAVRTWSGTALLGAPGGTDGAGGADGQPVSAAPAGSPGPADSPEPGVAPDGGVMEGRMATRGGDIATSRRHTPFRDTTARHPTSGAGSAAGATGPAAGGTAAAGGTAGAGGTAAAPGAPLISVDAPDHVPLSRGLGPFAAEGRYLEVDLADAPVTIACLYLPKGGLPAHLQRPERMREAPDGGAKYARKMGFLAAFSRYLTSTRRAAAANGRELLLMGDLNIAHTRQDLAAWRRNQSNDGFLPEEREWFGQQLSPRTLVDVVRSLHPEEDGPYSWWSWLGQSFTKDTGWRIDYHLATPGLARTARQAVVDREFRGQRLSDHSPVVVDYDLP; from the coding sequence ATGCTCCGCATCGCCTCTGCCAACGTCAACGGGATCCGCGCCGCGCACCGCCGGGGCTTCGGGGAGTGGCTCGCCGACCGGGACTGCGACGTGGTCGCGCTCCAGGAGGTCCGGGCGCAGGCGGACAAGCTGCCCGACGCCGCCTTCGGCGACTATCACGTGGCCCTCGAGACCGGCACGCTCCCCGGCCGCAACGGCGTCGCGGTGCTCACCCGCGAGCCCCCAGCGGCGGTGCGGACCTGGAGCGGCACCGCCCTGCTCGGCGCGCCGGGCGGCACGGACGGCGCGGGCGGCGCGGATGGCCAGCCGGTCTCGGCGGCCCCGGCGGGCTCACCGGGGCCCGCGGACTCGCCGGAACCGGGGGTCGCACCGGACGGCGGCGTCATGGAAGGGCGTATGGCGACGAGAGGTGGCGATATAGCCACCTCTCGTCGCCATACGCCATTCCGTGACACGACCGCTCGCCACCCGACGTCGGGAGCTGGCAGTGCTGCGGGCGCGACAGGCCCGGCAGCCGGCGGAACGGCGGCAGCGGGCGGAACGGCGGGAGCCGGCGGAACGGCTGCAGCCCCCGGAGCGCCGCTCATCTCGGTCGACGCCCCCGACCACGTGCCGCTCTCCCGCGGGCTCGGCCCCTTCGCCGCGGAGGGCCGCTACCTCGAGGTGGACCTTGCGGACGCCCCCGTGACCATCGCCTGCCTCTACCTCCCGAAGGGCGGTCTGCCCGCTCACCTGCAGCGCCCGGAGCGGATGCGGGAGGCGCCCGACGGCGGAGCGAAGTACGCGCGCAAGATGGGCTTCCTCGCCGCGTTCAGCCGCTACCTGACCAGCACGCGCCGCGCGGCCGCCGCGAACGGGCGCGAGCTCCTGCTGATGGGGGATCTCAACATCGCCCACACCCGGCAGGACCTCGCCGCCTGGCGGCGCAACCAGAGCAACGACGGCTTCCTGCCCGAGGAGCGGGAGTGGTTCGGTCAGCAGCTCTCCCCGCGCACGCTCGTGGACGTGGTGCGCAGCCTCCACCCGGAGGAGGACGGCCCCTACTCGTGGTGGTCCTGGCTCGGGCAGTCCTTCACCAAGGACACGGGCTGGCGGATCGACTACCACCTGGCCACGCCCGGTCTCGCGCGCACGGCACGGCAGGCCGTGGTCGACCGGGAGTTCCGCGGGCAACGGCTCTCGGACCACTCGCCCGTGGTCGTCGACTACGACCTGCCGTGA
- a CDS encoding BCCT family transporter: MPMDDPADHPPSAPRPVAPRSAPRSARREAERFPATPHLPGSSRNVVLWISVALILALLLVAGLAPERMNTAADAAMQWVTATSGWSLLVIPLGLIALLLVLALTRVGGIRLGPDDSRPEYPTYAWIAMLLGAVMGIGMITYGVAEPVSHLVAPPHGLAEPGSPDAVVDALRFTFLDWGLHAWAVFAVFGLAIGYSTHRLGNKGLVSPILRPLIGRHADGALGRAVDVLVILSTLFGTTTSLGLGAAQISQGLAQITGLELTTTGVQLVVIALVTVLFTASAMSGIGRGIRYLSEATMVIAAALLLFVLVTGPTSWLINVLLRSLGGYVGDFVEISLLLPTDGEDLAWMQGWTYFMMAWWISWGAFVGIFLARISRGRTIRQFVLVVLGLPTLVFSVWFSVFGGSAMFMDLERGTSIGDAAAEDVNTAFFGLLDQLPLTTLTSVVAVGLVVLYFITGADSNTYVLAVLSSDGHLEPGRWVTCLWGLLTGATAAVLLYAGGLEALQTAVMLSAAPFILVILALAISLVMMLRRDPLLAGTPVEPAPVPETADRS; encoded by the coding sequence ATGCCCATGGACGACCCTGCCGACCACCCTCCTTCAGCGCCCCGCCCCGTGGCGCCCCGCTCCGCCCCGCGCAGCGCCCGGCGCGAGGCCGAGCGCTTCCCGGCGACGCCCCATCTGCCCGGCAGCTCCCGGAACGTGGTCCTGTGGATCTCGGTGGCGCTCATCCTCGCCCTCCTGCTCGTCGCCGGGCTCGCGCCCGAACGGATGAACACCGCGGCCGACGCGGCGATGCAGTGGGTGACCGCCACGAGCGGCTGGTCCCTCCTGGTCATCCCCCTCGGGCTGATCGCGCTGCTGCTCGTCCTGGCGCTCACCCGGGTGGGCGGCATCCGGCTCGGTCCGGACGACTCGCGCCCGGAGTACCCCACCTATGCGTGGATCGCGATGCTGCTCGGCGCCGTGATGGGGATCGGCATGATCACCTACGGCGTCGCCGAGCCCGTCTCGCACCTGGTCGCCCCGCCGCACGGCCTCGCCGAGCCCGGCAGCCCGGACGCGGTCGTGGACGCCCTGCGCTTCACCTTCCTGGACTGGGGCCTGCACGCCTGGGCGGTGTTCGCCGTCTTCGGCCTGGCGATCGGCTACTCCACCCACCGGCTGGGCAACAAGGGGCTGGTCTCGCCGATCCTGCGGCCGCTGATCGGGCGCCACGCCGACGGAGCGCTGGGTCGGGCGGTCGACGTGCTGGTGATCCTGTCCACGCTGTTCGGGACCACCACCTCGCTGGGGCTGGGGGCGGCCCAGATCAGCCAGGGCCTGGCCCAGATCACCGGGCTCGAGCTCACCACCACCGGCGTGCAGCTCGTGGTGATCGCGCTGGTGACGGTGCTGTTCACCGCCTCGGCCATGAGCGGCATCGGGCGCGGCATCCGCTACCTGAGCGAGGCCACGATGGTGATCGCCGCCGCCCTGCTGCTCTTCGTGCTGGTCACCGGCCCCACGAGCTGGCTGATCAACGTCCTCCTGCGCTCGCTGGGAGGGTATGTGGGCGACTTCGTCGAGATCAGCCTGCTGCTGCCCACCGACGGCGAGGACCTCGCCTGGATGCAGGGCTGGACCTACTTCATGATGGCCTGGTGGATCTCCTGGGGCGCCTTCGTGGGGATCTTCCTGGCGCGCATCTCCCGCGGCCGCACCATCCGGCAGTTCGTCCTGGTGGTCCTGGGGCTGCCCACGCTGGTCTTCTCCGTCTGGTTCTCCGTGTTCGGCGGCTCGGCGATGTTCATGGACCTCGAGCGCGGCACCTCGATCGGCGACGCCGCGGCGGAGGACGTCAACACCGCGTTCTTCGGCCTCCTGGACCAGCTGCCGCTGACCACGCTGACCTCGGTCGTCGCCGTGGGTCTGGTGGTCCTCTACTTCATCACCGGGGCGGACTCGAACACCTATGTCCTCGCCGTGCTCTCCTCGGACGGCCACCTCGAGCCGGGACGCTGGGTGACCTGCCTGTGGGGGCTGCTCACCGGTGCGACCGCCGCCGTGCTGCTGTACGCCGGGGGCCTGGAGGCGCTGCAGACCGCCGTGATGCTCTCGGCGGCGCCGTTCATCCTCGTCATCCTGGCGCTCGCGATCTCGCTGGTGATGATGCTGCGGCGCGATCCTCTGCTCGCCGGCACACCGGTCGAGCCGGCGCCCGTCCCGGAGACCGCCGACCGGAGCTGA
- a CDS encoding S-layer homology domain-containing protein, with product MALRRPAAPHLRAGRPGAPTPPPSAPAPPVVPTEVAPVADDGPTSIPTEIAPMAPAASAASAPQTPAPPLAPEPVGPISAPAPATPARSLAGRRTVLLVGAAAAVGGTIGVTGLLRGAGVDLPPFLAGGARVSFSDVDSGDPAAAAIRWAHETGVQPATSATAYSPHAPVTRGQAALALHRLAGAPAVDLAAAPALFTDLGDDPATDAALLWLHGHGALWGDAELRVHPDEPATRDCTAMMLTALMRPALAGMGVTWDPSPESSLPQAEVADPALADVAWLTAAGMVPALESLADWAGEEGVTRADLALSLHRADQVIASALG from the coding sequence ATGGCTCTGAGACGACCGGCCGCCCCGCATCTGCGGGCTGGTCGCCCCGGAGCGCCGACGCCTCCCCCGTCGGCCCCGGCTCCGCCCGTCGTCCCGACGGAGGTCGCGCCGGTCGCCGACGATGGCCCGACGTCCATCCCGACCGAGATCGCCCCGATGGCGCCCGCCGCCTCTGCGGCGTCCGCGCCGCAGACCCCGGCACCGCCCCTCGCACCAGAGCCCGTCGGCCCGATCTCGGCTCCCGCCCCGGCGACCCCCGCCCGCTCCCTCGCCGGGCGGCGCACCGTGCTGCTCGTCGGCGCGGCCGCGGCCGTCGGCGGCACGATCGGCGTCACCGGTCTGCTCCGCGGCGCCGGGGTGGACCTCCCGCCGTTCCTCGCGGGCGGAGCGCGCGTCTCGTTCTCCGACGTCGACTCCGGCGATCCCGCCGCGGCGGCGATCCGCTGGGCGCACGAGACCGGGGTCCAGCCCGCGACGAGCGCGACCGCGTACTCCCCGCACGCGCCGGTCACCCGCGGTCAGGCGGCGCTCGCCCTGCATCGGCTGGCCGGCGCGCCCGCGGTGGACCTCGCCGCCGCCCCGGCGCTGTTCACCGACCTGGGCGACGATCCCGCCACCGATGCGGCGCTGCTGTGGCTGCACGGCCACGGGGCGCTGTGGGGCGATGCCGAGCTGCGGGTGCATCCGGACGAGCCCGCCACCCGGGACTGCACGGCGATGATGCTCACCGCCCTGATGCGCCCGGCCCTCGCCGGGATGGGCGTGACCTGGGACCCCTCCCCCGAGTCCTCGTTGCCGCAGGCCGAAGTGGCCGACCCGGCGCTCGCCGACGTCGCCTGGCTCACCGCCGCGGGCATGGTCCCGGCGCTGGAGTCGCTCGCGGACTGGGCCGGCGAGGAGGGCGTGACCCGCGCCGACCTCGCCCTGTCCCTGCACCGCGCGGACCAGGTCATCGCCTCCGCTCTGGGCTGA
- a CDS encoding glycoside hydrolase family 76 protein, with protein sequence MTMTRRTLATLSAAAVPILGLAPAAWSAPPGSLSAGGDASRALSRARAAAEVLMADYDPDKAWFPSSWWNSAVALQTIGDYMLRSGDLRFLDQLERTFERNKGPFPAGELSGDEIYGSFCSRAIDDSGWWALTWMRAYDLTGEQKHLDMAVTIGEFMSDFWDPSTCGGGIWWDEERTYKNAVTNGQWIRLTAQLHARIPGDRQWLERALEAWEWYAHGAMIGEDGLLNDGLTDACENNHDRVYTYNQGLAIGGALELWRATGDETQLERARCFADSALAEGALVEDGILVEWTDALGESTNDNHKQFKGIFLRYLMDLADTTGDARYREFVARQAASIWERDRTLDGRLGVRWSGEESADSPNVADWRTQASALSALIADLPADGADSSLTAALTQPSVVIPDGEPTASSLQLEVTATTAAARKLVVHLEVEAPDGWIVDLASRIRLDLPGGDAVVAVELPLTVTIPPDAADGVHEISVRARTSAQQDFTAGARVVVAREIAFAGGTEDGPWLWEDRGSGVTDEPGRFADGTSSFTYRFPFPAGTTTAQATVTISNQFVVELSADGSEWTSVLRETEQIRDASNRGDRTLDLTPYLGGEDKDVYLRVSDAFAEDGWGGQVHRVTAEHSAG encoded by the coding sequence ATGACGATGACCCGCCGTACGCTCGCCACCCTCTCCGCCGCCGCCGTGCCGATCCTCGGCCTGGCCCCGGCCGCCTGGTCCGCCCCGCCCGGCTCCCTGTCGGCCGGCGGTGACGCCTCCCGAGCGCTGTCCCGGGCGCGCGCCGCCGCCGAGGTGCTCATGGCTGATTACGACCCGGACAAGGCCTGGTTCCCCTCGAGCTGGTGGAACTCCGCCGTCGCCCTCCAGACCATCGGCGACTACATGCTGCGCAGCGGGGATCTCCGCTTCCTCGACCAGCTGGAGCGCACCTTCGAGCGCAACAAGGGCCCCTTCCCTGCCGGGGAGCTCTCCGGCGACGAGATCTACGGGAGCTTCTGCAGCCGCGCGATCGACGACTCCGGCTGGTGGGCGCTGACCTGGATGCGCGCCTACGACCTCACGGGCGAGCAGAAGCACCTCGACATGGCCGTGACCATCGGCGAGTTCATGAGCGACTTCTGGGACCCGAGCACCTGCGGCGGCGGCATCTGGTGGGACGAGGAGCGCACCTACAAGAACGCCGTCACCAACGGGCAGTGGATCCGCCTGACCGCCCAGCTCCACGCCCGCATCCCCGGCGACCGGCAGTGGCTCGAGCGCGCGCTCGAAGCCTGGGAGTGGTACGCCCACGGGGCGATGATCGGCGAGGACGGCCTGCTCAACGACGGTCTCACCGACGCCTGCGAGAACAACCACGACCGCGTCTACACCTACAACCAGGGCCTCGCGATCGGCGGCGCGCTCGAGCTGTGGCGCGCCACGGGCGATGAGACCCAGCTGGAGCGGGCGCGCTGCTTCGCCGACTCCGCGCTGGCCGAGGGCGCCCTCGTCGAGGACGGCATCCTGGTGGAGTGGACCGACGCGCTCGGCGAGTCCACGAACGACAACCACAAGCAGTTCAAGGGCATCTTCCTGCGCTACCTCATGGACCTCGCCGACACGACGGGGGACGCACGCTACCGGGAGTTCGTGGCCCGCCAGGCCGCCTCGATCTGGGAGCGCGACCGCACCCTCGACGGCCGGCTCGGGGTGCGCTGGAGCGGTGAGGAGTCGGCGGACTCCCCGAACGTCGCCGACTGGCGCACGCAGGCCAGCGCCCTCAGCGCCCTGATCGCGGATCTCCCGGCCGACGGGGCGGACAGCTCCCTCACCGCCGCGCTCACCCAGCCGTCGGTCGTGATCCCCGACGGCGAACCCACCGCGAGCAGCCTGCAGCTGGAGGTCACCGCGACCACCGCAGCGGCGCGGAAGCTGGTGGTGCACCTCGAGGTGGAGGCGCCCGACGGGTGGATCGTGGACCTGGCCTCCCGGATCCGGCTCGACCTCCCCGGCGGCGACGCGGTCGTCGCGGTGGAGCTGCCGCTGACGGTGACGATCCCGCCGGACGCTGCCGACGGCGTCCATGAGATCAGCGTCCGCGCCCGCACCTCGGCCCAGCAGGACTTCACCGCCGGCGCCCGCGTGGTGGTGGCTCGCGAGATCGCCTTCGCCGGCGGCACCGAGGACGGCCCCTGGCTGTGGGAGGACCGGGGGTCGGGCGTGACCGACGAGCCCGGCCGCTTCGCCGACGGGACCAGCTCCTTCACCTACCGCTTCCCCTTCCCGGCCGGCACCACGACGGCGCAGGCCACCGTGACGATCTCGAACCAGTTCGTGGTCGAGCTCAGCGCCGACGGCTCGGAGTGGACCTCGGTGCTGCGCGAGACGGAGCAGATCCGCGACGCCTCCAACCGGGGCGACCGCACCCTCGACCTCACCCCCTATCTCGGCGGCGAGGACAAGGACGTCTACCTCCGGGTCTCCGACGCCTTCGCCGAGGACGGCTGGGGTGGGCAGGTGCACCGCGTCACCGCGGAGCACAGCGCCGGCTGA
- a CDS encoding TetR family transcriptional regulator produces MPQKQLTPRGAATRARIIEAATAEFAAHGLAGARVERIVDAARTNKAQLYTYFGSKEKLFDAIFGASLDRIVEVVPIDSSDLADWAVRLYDEYLERPDLIRLATWTRLERRPTGHLVEDAERRDDAKLRFIAQGQVEGRIRDGDPFDLMALVIAMSMAWSPVSNVYAATGEETEDVHRARRELLRGAVAAAVSPA; encoded by the coding sequence ATGCCCCAGAAGCAGCTGACCCCGCGCGGAGCCGCCACCCGCGCACGGATCATCGAGGCGGCGACGGCCGAGTTCGCCGCGCACGGCCTCGCCGGCGCCCGCGTGGAGCGGATCGTCGACGCCGCACGGACGAACAAGGCTCAGCTCTACACGTACTTCGGGAGCAAGGAGAAGCTGTTCGACGCGATCTTCGGGGCCTCGCTCGACCGGATCGTCGAGGTGGTCCCCATCGACTCCTCGGACCTCGCGGACTGGGCGGTGCGCCTGTACGACGAGTACCTCGAGCGCCCCGATCTGATCCGCCTCGCCACCTGGACCCGCCTCGAGCGACGGCCCACGGGGCATCTCGTCGAGGATGCGGAGCGCCGTGACGACGCCAAGCTGCGCTTCATCGCGCAGGGGCAGGTCGAGGGGCGGATCCGCGACGGGGACCCCTTCGACCTCATGGCGCTGGTGATCGCCATGTCGATGGCCTGGTCGCCGGTCAGCAACGTCTACGCGGCCACCGGCGAGGAGACCGAGGATGTCCACCGGGCGCGCCGAGAGCTGCTGCGCGGGGCGGTCGCAGCGGCGGTGTCCCCCGCGTGA
- a CDS encoding NAD(P)-dependent alcohol dehydrogenase, whose amino-acid sequence MRTTTGWAARGPRTMHRTTLQRRDLRPEDVAVRIDYCGVCHSDLHALDDHAAHGADREGPLVPGHEFTGVVVAVGAGATRFTVGEAVAVGNIVDACLRCDMCLGGQENYCREFPTLTYGGTDRRDGTPTLGGFSREHVVREEFAHPLPSGLDPAAAAPLLCAGITVWEPLRALEVGAGTRLAVVGLGGLGHLAAKLGSALGAEVTVLSRTAAKADDARRLGADHLLLSTDEEEMGRARGRFDVILDTVSAPHDLAPLLELLALDGTLSQLGHLGPISLETMSLLVGRKKLTSAGSGGMPRTAELLEFCATHGVTADVEVLPSSQVDEALARLERGEARYRLVLDLSDLDLDVG is encoded by the coding sequence ATGAGGACCACCACCGGATGGGCGGCCCGCGGGCCGCGCACCATGCACCGCACCACCTTGCAGCGGCGTGACCTGCGCCCGGAGGATGTCGCCGTGCGGATCGACTACTGCGGGGTCTGCCACAGCGACCTCCACGCCCTGGACGACCACGCCGCACACGGCGCCGACCGCGAGGGCCCGCTCGTCCCCGGCCACGAGTTCACCGGGGTCGTCGTGGCTGTCGGGGCCGGCGCGACGAGGTTCACCGTGGGCGAGGCGGTCGCCGTCGGCAACATCGTCGACGCCTGCCTGCGCTGCGACATGTGCCTCGGCGGTCAGGAGAACTACTGCCGCGAGTTCCCGACGCTGACCTACGGCGGCACGGACCGCCGGGACGGCACCCCCACGCTCGGCGGCTTCTCCCGTGAGCACGTGGTGCGCGAGGAGTTCGCCCACCCCCTCCCGTCCGGCCTCGACCCCGCTGCCGCCGCTCCTCTCCTCTGCGCCGGGATCACCGTCTGGGAGCCGCTGCGGGCGCTCGAGGTGGGCGCGGGGACCCGGCTCGCCGTGGTGGGCCTCGGCGGCCTCGGCCATCTCGCGGCGAAGCTGGGGTCGGCCCTCGGCGCCGAGGTGACCGTGCTCAGCCGCACGGCCGCCAAGGCCGACGACGCGAGGCGCCTCGGCGCCGATCACCTGCTGCTCTCCACCGACGAGGAGGAGATGGGCCGCGCCCGAGGGCGATTCGACGTCATCCTGGACACGGTGTCCGCGCCGCACGACCTCGCTCCCCTGCTCGAGCTGCTCGCCCTCGACGGGACGCTCTCCCAGCTGGGCCACCTCGGGCCGATCTCGCTCGAGACCATGTCACTGCTGGTCGGGCGGAAGAAGCTCACGTCGGCCGGGAGCGGCGGGATGCCCCGCACCGCAGAGCTGCTCGAGTTCTGCGCGACGCACGGCGTGACCGCGGACGTCGAGGTGCTCCCGTCGTCCCAGGTCGACGAGGCGCTGGCCCGGCTGGAGCGGGGCGAAGCGCGCTACCGCCTGGTGCTGGACCTGTCCGACCTCGATCTCGATGTGGGCTGA
- a CDS encoding LLM class flavin-dependent oxidoreductase: MRAFGFLSFGHYGGSPAQGGLSARQMLHDAIDISVGADELGVNGAYFRVHHYARQAASPMPLLSAVAARTQRIEVGTGVIDMRYENPLYLAEEAAALDLIADGRVALGISRGAPEAAERGWESFGYTGSTDPRGADIARAKFDVFLQAIQGKPMTRAAAQPYMSDASPHAPLAIEPQSEDLLRHIWWGAGSRGTAEWTGQQGLNMMSSTLLTEATGAAFGDLQAEQIDAFRTAFREAGHTHTPRVSVSRSVFPIVTEQDRMLFGTRPGEDSDQIGIIDGTRSTFGRSYTGEPDQLIEQLKADAAVQSADTVLLTIPSQAGVDINLNILQSFAEHVAPALGWKPNTEGPVIGDAIG, translated from the coding sequence ATGCGAGCCTTCGGATTCCTCAGCTTCGGTCACTACGGCGGCAGCCCCGCGCAGGGCGGCCTGAGCGCCCGCCAGATGCTGCACGACGCGATCGACATCTCCGTCGGCGCCGACGAGCTGGGCGTGAACGGTGCGTACTTCCGCGTCCACCACTACGCCCGCCAGGCGGCCTCCCCCATGCCGCTGCTCTCCGCCGTCGCCGCGCGCACGCAGCGGATCGAGGTGGGGACCGGCGTGATCGACATGCGCTACGAGAACCCCCTCTACCTCGCCGAGGAGGCCGCCGCGCTCGACCTCATCGCCGACGGCCGCGTGGCGCTCGGCATCTCCCGCGGTGCCCCCGAGGCGGCGGAGCGGGGCTGGGAGTCCTTCGGCTACACGGGCTCGACCGACCCTCGCGGCGCGGACATCGCCCGCGCCAAATTCGACGTGTTCCTGCAGGCCATCCAGGGCAAGCCGATGACCCGGGCGGCCGCGCAGCCGTACATGTCCGATGCCTCGCCGCACGCGCCGCTGGCGATCGAGCCGCAGTCCGAGGACCTCCTGCGCCACATCTGGTGGGGCGCTGGCTCCCGCGGCACCGCCGAGTGGACCGGGCAGCAGGGCCTGAACATGATGAGCTCGACCCTGCTCACCGAGGCCACCGGCGCCGCCTTCGGCGACCTCCAGGCCGAGCAGATCGACGCCTTCCGCACCGCCTTCCGCGAGGCCGGGCACACCCACACCCCGCGGGTGTCCGTCTCGCGCAGCGTGTTCCCGATCGTCACCGAGCAGGACCGCATGCTGTTCGGCACGCGCCCGGGCGAGGACTCGGACCAGATCGGCATCATCGACGGCACCCGCTCCACCTTCGGCCGCTCCTACACGGGGGAGCCGGACCAGCTCATCGAGCAGCTGAAGGCCGACGCCGCCGTGCAGTCCGCCGACACGGTGCTGCTCACGATCCCCAGCCAGGCCGGGGTGGACATCAACCTCAACATCCTGCAGAGCTTCGCCGAGCACGTCGCGCCGGCGCTGGGCTGGAAGCCCAACACGGAGGGCCCCGTCATCGGCGACGCGATCGGCTGA
- a CDS encoding LacI family DNA-binding transcriptional regulator — protein sequence MARPPTMEDVARAAGVSRSTVSRVFQNGGERVSPDAMIRIHEAAKRLGYVHNLVASGLAMRQGRQLGLLIRDATNPAYGHLHTELNRAVEAGGRTLISVTASRHDYGTAEVEGLNRLIGQRVAGVFVGTGVTAAEDLVETVTATPMMIVGRPNEHPQIESVSYDERAHGRLMAEEIAAAGHRRIAVLTAPLLYSRVFDLRMRSLVDRYHELGLATVPVDLLPVEQGVVRALDLAAEQALTCIVCPVDYVALDLLRAAAARGVRVPEEVSTVGFDGMGDGLDLIGLATIRLPVEEVARSAVARMEELLADAREEPADPSAPPDSAGPSAAADRRPAVRHTAIPGRLLPGRTLGPAPERPRS from the coding sequence ATGGCTCGACCACCGACGATGGAGGATGTCGCGCGCGCCGCGGGCGTCTCCCGCTCCACGGTCTCGCGGGTGTTCCAGAACGGCGGGGAGCGCGTCTCCCCGGATGCGATGATCAGGATCCACGAGGCCGCGAAGCGGCTGGGCTACGTGCACAACCTCGTGGCCAGCGGGCTGGCGATGCGGCAGGGCCGGCAGCTGGGACTGCTGATCCGCGACGCCACGAACCCGGCCTACGGCCACCTCCACACCGAGCTGAACAGGGCCGTGGAGGCCGGCGGCCGCACCCTCATCTCGGTCACGGCCTCCCGCCACGACTACGGCACCGCGGAGGTGGAGGGCCTGAACCGGCTCATCGGCCAGCGGGTCGCGGGAGTGTTCGTGGGCACCGGCGTCACCGCGGCGGAGGACCTCGTCGAGACCGTCACCGCCACCCCGATGATGATCGTGGGCCGCCCGAACGAGCACCCGCAGATCGAGTCGGTCAGCTACGACGAGCGCGCCCACGGGCGCCTCATGGCCGAGGAGATCGCCGCGGCCGGCCACCGCCGAATCGCGGTGCTGACCGCCCCGCTGCTCTACTCGCGGGTGTTCGACCTGCGCATGCGGAGCCTCGTCGACCGCTACCACGAGCTGGGCCTCGCCACGGTGCCCGTCGACCTGCTGCCGGTCGAGCAGGGCGTGGTGCGGGCGCTCGACCTCGCCGCCGAGCAGGCTCTGACCTGCATCGTCTGCCCGGTGGACTACGTGGCTCTGGATCTTCTGCGCGCCGCCGCCGCCCGCGGGGTGCGCGTCCCGGAGGAGGTCTCCACCGTCGGCTTCGACGGGATGGGCGACGGGCTGGACCTCATCGGCCTGGCCACGATCCGCCTCCCCGTGGAGGAGGTGGCCCGCAGCGCCGTGGCGCGGATGGAGGAGCTGCTGGCCGACGCCCGGGAGGAGCCCGCGGATCCGTCGGCTCCCCCGGACTCCGCCGGCCCGTCGGCCGCCGCGGACCGCCGACCGGCCGTGCGCCACACCGCGATCCCCGGGCGCCTGCTGCCCGGGCGCACGCTGGGGCCGGCACCCGAACGGCCACGGAGCTGA